ATGTACTCCAAACTCGACCTTCTTAACTCAGCCCAACTCGTTCTCTCACTCACCCACCTTCCCACCGTTGTTACTTGGACCTCTCTCATCTCTGGTTGCGTTCATAACCGTCGTTTTGTCACCGCTTTCCTTCATTTCACCAACATGCGTCGTGACTCTGTTCACCCTAATGACTTCACTTTTCCTGGTGTTTTCAAAGCTTCGGCTTCATTGCATATGCCCATGACTGGTAAACAAGTTCATGCACTTGCGTTAAAGGGTGGCCAAATCTATGATGTGTTTGTAGGATGCAGTGCTTTTGATATGTACTGCAAAACTGGCCTTCGTGTTGAAGCTCGTAACATGTTTGATGAAATGCCTCACAGAAACTCTGCCACGTGGAATGCTTATATTTCTAATGCAGTTCAAGATGGCCGCTCTCTCGATGCAATTGCAGCATTCAAGGAGTTTCTTTGTGTGCATGGACACCCGAATTCCATTACATTTTGTGCATTTCTTAATGCTTGTGTTGACACGTTGAGATCGAATCTCGGGCGTCAGTTACATGCATTTATAGTTCGATGTGGATATAAAGAGGATGTTTCGGTTGCCAATGGGCTTATTGACTTCTATGGAAAATGTGGAGACATTGTATCTTCTGAATTGGTTTTTAGTAGAATTGGCAGGAAGAGGAATGTTGTTTCATGGTGCTCTATGCTTGCTGCTCTTGTGCAAAACCATGAGGAAGAGAGGGCTTGTATGGTTTTCCTGGAGGCAAGGAAAGAAGTTGAGCCGACAGATTTCATGATATCAAGCATGCTCAGTGCTTGTGCTGAACTTGGAGGGCTTGAATTAGGCAGGTCAGTTCATGCTCTAGCTGTCAAAGCATGTGTTGAGGATAATATATTTGTCGGGAGTGCACTTGTTGACTTGTATGGTAAATGTGGAAGTATAGAGAATGCAGAACAAGTTTTCACTGAAATGCCTGAAAGAAACCTAGTCACATGGAATGCATTGATAGGTGGATATGCACATCAAGGCGATGTTGGCATGGCTTTGCGTCTATTTGAGGAGATGACATTGGGCAGCCGTGGTATGACACCGAGTTATGTGACACTAGTTTCTGTATTGTCAGCTTGTAGTAGGGCTGGGGCAGTGGAGAGAGGCATGCAGATATTTGAATCAATGAGATTGAACTATGGGATTGAACCAGGTGCTGAGCATTATGCTTGTATTGTGGACCTTCTAGGGAGATCTGGTTTGGTAGACCGTGCTTatgaatttattcaaaatatgcCAATGGAACCGACTATTTCAGTGTGGGGAGCTCTACTCGGAGCTTGTAGGATGCACGGGAAAACAAAATTGGGAAAAATTGCAGCTGAAAAGTTATTTGAGCTTGATCATGTAGACTCTGGCAACCATGTAGTGCTTTCTAACATGCTTGCATCTGCTGGCAGGTATTGATTTTAAACCATGCTAACTAATTTTCCTTCGTAAATGGCCTTGAAGAGTAAGATGATTTGataattttcttccttttttttcttttcatttttctacTTGCTTAAAGTGATACTGTAACTTTCATATGACACAAACATTAGCATAGCTCTTCTGGTCATGCTTATCAATTGTTAAATGCAGATGGGAAGAAGCCACTATTATCAGGAAGGAAATGAAAGATATTGGCATAAAAAAGAATGTTGGTTATAGTTGGATTGCTGTGAAGAACAGAATCCATGTTTTCCAAGCAAAGGATAGTTCTCATGAAAGGAACACAGAAATTCAAGCTATGCTAGGTAAGCTCAGACGGGAGATGAAGGAAGCTGGGTATGTTCCTGATACCAATCTATCACTCTTTGATTTAGAAGATGAAGAAAAGGCTTCAGAAGTTTGGTACCATAGTGAGAAGATTGCTCTTGCTTTTGGTCTCATAGCTCTTCCTCAAGTAGTGCCCATACGGATCACAAAAAATCTTAGGATTTGTGGAGATTGCCATAGTGCCATTAAGTTCATTTCAAGAATTGTTGGAAGAGAAATTATTGTGAGAGATAATCATCGTTTTCATCGCTTTAAGGATGGTTGCTGCTCTTGTAAAGATTATTGGTAATACTTTTTCGATATTTCTGTTTCATACATGCCTTAAGATATAGCAGaacagaaaagaaaaagaaaagaaaaattatctaTGCTTGTAGTTGTGCAAGTATTGTTTGCACAccattttttatcatattatctTACACCACcttaatattaaaaagtaaattatttaaatcCAAATTTTGGCGATAGTAACGGTAATTGTTCAATAAAAGTTGATAATTTCCTTTATATATTTCCTTTATATTTCTATGTTTGGTATCAGTTTTGATCATATAACTGATGTCATATTATATAAACAAGTCGCCCaattaatatatagtttgttAAGAGGTCATACTGTACTTCCTGATTTTGGTATTTTGTTAGCAGAGAATAGAGAGAGTAGAACATTGCCATATGCAAGCTCAACATACTGAAAAACTAAGATTACAGAAAAAGTAATGCCAATAAGCCATATGAATCTCTTTGTTACCAGCTGAAAGCCTGAAACATGGACAAAAAATCTCCACCCATTTTGCTACAATTCTTCAACTATCATCAGCCGACAAGAATGAGCATAGTTACCCTGCAAAAGAAGCATAAAATGAATCAAACATTAACTTTGAAATTTTGCTTCtatttaaggatttattttaaGGAAACTATTCAAAATTTGAGCTCTTAACACCTGAAACACATCTAATTGAAAGTATAGAAAAATTGACAATAGCAAAAACACTAACCAAACCAAACAATTGACAACATGTAAACTCACATATTGGAAACAGATTTATCAGTgaccaaaatgaaaaagaatatacAGTTTTTCccattttttcaaaaatgaaattaaccGTTGTTGACTTATTAAGATCCACCAAAATGTGACTTGTCATTAACTAAACAACAAATCattcctttaaaaaaaacatttcacAGAATCAAACTCAGAACTTAGATTTCAGAAACAGTACCTTCGTCGTGTTCGCATgtttttctaaataataaataaaatgataatgatgtgGATATTAGGTGGATAATGACGTGTACAACTTTTTTAgtttaatgatttatttaaaaatctcCAAATAATAAACGGACAACAATGTTAATAACTCTAAAATTgttattgtaataaataaataaaaactctaaaattgttcaaatattttcaagttGAGCCGTTTTGAAAAGTCCAagtattaattgtattttattgacgTAATTTATTAAATAGATGGATTTAGCTCAGTTCCTCAAATTGAAAGtgaaaaatcaaacaaagatagtaaaaaaaacattaaacaaTGTTTCTTTTCTCCCTCCCAATGTTTTTAATTATACGTCTCAAAACTTTTAGCATTAAATAATCCAAAGCATTTTAAACTAATGTAAATTTAACTACATGGAATTTATGTTGGACTCTGCTCTAGttgaaacaaaaatgacctacacACTTTTCATAAACCAATCATTATTGCTACAAAATTCAACTCTCGATACATACCATTTTACACCAAATTAACTTAGAGGAATACTGGGGGAAATTAGTTTGAAAAAGGTTTTTGTGACATTTCAGTTTAATGAAACTAATTAAGGgtatatttgaattagtggtaTATGATGGAATAGAACGAAGACCCTGTGACCTGGTCAATTATCCATACACGTTATCTTATCTTATAGGAGTATTAAACATATGACAAAACCTGATCTCACTAGTATATTGATTCTAATTAATATCTTCAATTCCTCCTAGAGATGAGAAGAAGTAATAGCATATTCAACCTACAAGCCGGCTACATTTACATGTAAGCACACTGTTTCATCTGTAAACTTTCCAAACCAATATATCTTAAATAACAAGAGACCAGGTCAATCATAGCAACATATAGGTGTTTTTGATATGGAACAAGAATCTCATTCTTTGTTTATAACTAACTAACCACATACATTGGCTCAGTCATCATAGGAACAGCAGAAAGAGTCTAAATGAAAACTGATTCCCTCGTAggaatatatattttgacatACCTttggttaaataaataaattggttTACATATTTTTTACGACAAATAAATTGATATACATGAAGTGTGTTACTAAcagtttttcataaaaattaaaggaAATGTTTGTATAGCgcggttttttttattttttattttatgaaaacagaggaccaataatatattattgcatgcacaaaGGTCATGGACCATGTCAATGGCCATAATCAGTCATACTCTCATCaagcatataaataaaataggttCAAGAAAATGACTAGGACCACCGCGTCTCTTAATTCTTTCCctccttttctttttcaacaCAAATTTCAACACTAATGATTGTTCCTCTTAGTGATGAGAAGCGACTTCAACCCTATATTATATAGGCTTAAATCCATATTCATATAATAAAACACAATAGTAATTGATGATTATTTCTTAATCaaatccattttattttatacaccAAACTCGAATCCAATTTGGATATTGACCAAAATaacaaaacttttattttatttctatagcaAAATTCCGAGACTCAAATTAATTTCTGACAAATGTTAAATATCAGAAAATGTTCtgaatattttgattaaagaaagaaaaaaaaatcatataacaGTATTTATTGAAAAGTCATATATTACGAGACTCAAAATCTTGATTTATTCTTTACAATAAACTTTTTTACTGGACTATAGTTAAAGCATATTCTTGATAAAATCTTGATGAAAGTATGTTTGGGATTACTTTTCTTGATTGCAAATCATATTTGCAGTGGGAAAAAATTACCTTGTTTTTGATTAAACCATAATCTATAAACTATATAACTTCAAGTACTTTAACACATAGTATTACTCTTGAGAGAAGCCGAGTAAGTTATTTTTATGatcataattaatttcaaacacaatgttaaagtttaatttatacacacacaaaaatctAGAAATACGCGAATTTTTCACAAGACACAATTGAATTATATGAGAATTAAGATGACGaggatttttttattataggaAAATTCTTAATTATTTGAGATTAATTGAATACTGTAcctctaaaacaaaaaaacttaaaatttgaattatttaaaaattaactaaatataaaataattatgtaattttacataattagtTAATAGGTATTATACCATACCCAAATAAACTATATGGTATGTGACTTTGGCCAAGTGGTTTCGGTGTTGAATTGGCTcacaagattcagtaggtagACTCAGTCTTGTACCGTACAAATATGTATGTCTTTTCCTTTCATCAAAATGGTCAACATtaatttggtttaaaaccaaCACTAATTTGCTTGAGCAATCTTGTATAAATTGAGTTGCCGGCAAAAGGAGAAACATCAACAAACAATACTCCCTTGTTTATCACAATTTGTAATACACAATTCACTCTCATTAATTGACATATATCATCATCCAAAAAACAATGGACTTTGTAACTTGTACTCTTGTCCTTCTATTAACATGTGCATCTGTTCATGCTCTTAGCTTACTCCTAAGTAGAATAATAGCAAAACCAAACTATAACCTTCCACCAGGACCTTCCCCTATTCCCATCATAGGGAACCTCCTTGAATTAGGAGAAAAACCACATAAATCATTAGCAAAACTTGCCAAAATTCATGGTCCTTTAATGAGTCTAAAACTAGGCCAAATAACCACAATTGTAATCTCCTCAGCAACAATGGCCAAAGAAGTTCTCCAAACCAATGACCAATTCTTGTCAAACAGAAATGTTCCTCAATCTGTGTCAGTTCTCAACCATGATCATTATAGTCTTGCATTCCTACCCATTTCACCTCTTTGGAAAGAATTGAGAAAAATATGCAACACTCAATTATTTTCTCACAAGTCTCTTGATTCAAGCCAAGATGTTAGGTGCaagaaaatgcaacaatttcTCAATGATATCCATCAAAGTAGTCAAATTGGTGAAGCAATAGATATTGGAACATCAGTGTTCAAgacaacaataaattttttatcaaacacTATTTTTTCTATGGATTTGATCAGTTCTAATGGTGCAGCAGGAGAGTTCAAGGATTTGGTGACTGATATAACAAAACTTGCTGGAACACCAAATGTTGCAgatttttttcctttgttgAAGATGCTTGACCCACAAGGCATAAAAAGAAGACAAACAAAGAATGTAAGGAAAATTTTAGACATCTTTGAAGACTTGATTAACCAACGTTTGAAAATCAGGGAAGGCACTGGTGTATACAACAACAAAGACATGTTAGATGCCATGCTCAACATTTCTAAGGAGAATGAGTTTATGGACAAAAATATTATCCAACGTCTATCACATGTATGTATAATATATACTTGTTACAACTTTCTTtccaattattaattttacattatatttaaaagttaaatatgcttttaatcactataaaatttcaatattttatttttgatctctataaaaaatacaacttttgaTTTCTACAAAATTATTCTACACACAGTATTATTCTTtgctaaaatgaaatatatttaattgacctcaaacttttaatattttttataagcaCATTAAGAATATTACAAAAAGGTTTGCTTAATTAATGtgaattgtgttttttattCTATATATAGGATCTATTTGTTGCGGGAACAGATACAACAACATCTACATTAGAATGGGCAATGACAGAGCTTATTCGAAATCCAGAAATTATGAAAAAAGCCAAAAAAGAATTAGAACAAATAATTGGACGTGGTGTCCCAGTTGAAGAGTCAAATATCTCCAAACTCCCATACTTAGAGGCAACAATAAAAGAAACACTTCGATTGCACCCACCAGTTCCATTTTTACTGCCACGAAAAGCAGAAAGGGATGTTGAGATATGTGGCTACAGTATCCCAAAAGATGCACAAATTCTAGTTAATGTGTGGACTATTTGTAGGGATCCAACCTTGTGGGAGAATCCAAGTTTGTTCTCTCCAGAAAGGTTTTTAGGGTCAGAGATTGAATTTAAAGGAAGGAATTTTGAGCTTGTACCATTTGGTGGTGGGAGGAGAATTTGTCCTGGTTTGCAATTGGCTAATAGAATGTTGATGTTAATGTTGGGTTCGTTAGTTAATTCATTTGATTGGGAGCTTGTAGATGGCATGAAATTTGAAGATATCAACATGGATGATAAATTTGGGATTACTTTGCAAAAGGCCCAACCCCTTCGAATTGTTCCTCTCAAATTAAAGTAACTAACAACTGTTTCATCACATGTTTTTCTCACCTCTTTACTTTTTCTGTCAAGAGTCATTGCATATTCTTTACTTTATGGTAAATTTTTGGTGTTGTATTGATGCTGATAGaatattaatgaaataaattttattcaattctTTGAATCTATTGTATACTGTGAGCCGTTGGTAAAATATGAAACTTTGTTCATTACTTGAATGTATGTATATGTTATTTAATCTTTTTAGATATATgcatttttttctcaattttttaagTTAATCCATACAGTGTTATAATAAAGGATAGAAAtgtgtattattttgtttaatcaaAATTCAgaacaaattatataaaattggcTACATTCAAACCAATTTGAGAATATCTCAAGATTCAATGGGACGATAAATGTATTTacaaatcaacaaaaaatttatgttaGTGGAAGTTAAACTAATATCTATATGAGATATGAGTCAATTCAATAGAACCTCAACCAactttatgaattatatataaagattatatatgttttaaacttctacaaatataaattaatttgaatttagtctaaaaaagaaaactattttattccattacaatttcaaaaaacttttaaaaaaaactacctTTCAAATTTCAACCCATCACCATCACAAAGCAagggggaaaaaaaaaaagaaaacaaacataaaTCTCCAAGTTCCAAGGATGAGCTTTTATGATGGagttgaagagaaaaatattgGGGTTTTGTATTTGGTTGAAGATGAAAGTGGCGTCGATTTAAAGGAGTTAGGATTTGAGGAAGTGGATCTAGGTTTGATGGTTATTTTAAGTTGTTTAGAGTGTTCATGggttacttattttattaacttccaaattaattatttgattttaagtttttaataatataaattaattattcaacaTGGTAATCACCGTCATTTTAATTACCACGTAAGTAAAAACCAGTCGCATCAacattttagatatttgttataacGGTCGCATTATTAAAAATAGACATgtcagtatttttttttaaattgaaattttattatttatttttttgaattatagagacaaaatattttgtttcgactaacataaaaatcaaaataatttgtatttagaaagaccaaaaatataattgaatttatatttaaacttgGATTATAAGTTTATCCACTTACTCCATACACACacatataatttacttttattcAAAAGATAATTCACTTTTTTGTATtgtctaatttttttcttaaattactatttccaaatttttttatttctcaatttctttatttttccctatatttttatatttttctcaaaaaattcctttaact
The genomic region above belongs to Cicer arietinum cultivar CDC Frontier isolate Library 1 chromosome 4, Cicar.CDCFrontier_v2.0, whole genome shotgun sequence and contains:
- the LOC101488409 gene encoding pentatricopeptide repeat-containing protein At4g14850, producing the protein MILHPQNLLGSLLESAVSTNSSILGRAVHAHIIRTHDTPLPSFLSNHLVNMYSKLDLLNSAQLVLSLTHLPTVVTWTSLISGCVHNRRFVTAFLHFTNMRRDSVHPNDFTFPGVFKASASLHMPMTGKQVHALALKGGQIYDVFVGCSAFDMYCKTGLRVEARNMFDEMPHRNSATWNAYISNAVQDGRSLDAIAAFKEFLCVHGHPNSITFCAFLNACVDTLRSNLGRQLHAFIVRCGYKEDVSVANGLIDFYGKCGDIVSSELVFSRIGRKRNVVSWCSMLAALVQNHEEERACMVFLEARKEVEPTDFMISSMLSACAELGGLELGRSVHALAVKACVEDNIFVGSALVDLYGKCGSIENAEQVFTEMPERNLVTWNALIGGYAHQGDVGMALRLFEEMTLGSRGMTPSYVTLVSVLSACSRAGAVERGMQIFESMRLNYGIEPGAEHYACIVDLLGRSGLVDRAYEFIQNMPMEPTISVWGALLGACRMHGKTKLGKIAAEKLFELDHVDSGNHVVLSNMLASAGRWEEATIIRKEMKDIGIKKNVGYSWIAVKNRIHVFQAKDSSHERNTEIQAMLGKLRREMKEAGYVPDTNLSLFDLEDEEKASEVWYHSEKIALAFGLIALPQVVPIRITKNLRICGDCHSAIKFISRIVGREIIVRDNHRFHRFKDGCCSCKDYW
- the LOC101506188 gene encoding geraniol 8-hydroxylase-like is translated as MDFVTCTLVLLLTCASVHALSLLLSRIIAKPNYNLPPGPSPIPIIGNLLELGEKPHKSLAKLAKIHGPLMSLKLGQITTIVISSATMAKEVLQTNDQFLSNRNVPQSVSVLNHDHYSLAFLPISPLWKELRKICNTQLFSHKSLDSSQDVRCKKMQQFLNDIHQSSQIGEAIDIGTSVFKTTINFLSNTIFSMDLISSNGAAGEFKDLVTDITKLAGTPNVADFFPLLKMLDPQGIKRRQTKNVRKILDIFEDLINQRLKIREGTGVYNNKDMLDAMLNISKENEFMDKNIIQRLSHDLFVAGTDTTTSTLEWAMTELIRNPEIMKKAKKELEQIIGRGVPVEESNISKLPYLEATIKETLRLHPPVPFLLPRKAERDVEICGYSIPKDAQILVNVWTICRDPTLWENPSLFSPERFLGSEIEFKGRNFELVPFGGGRRICPGLQLANRMLMLMLGSLVNSFDWELVDGMKFEDINMDDKFGITLQKAQPLRIVPLKLK